From one Lotus japonicus ecotype B-129 chromosome 3, LjGifu_v1.2 genomic stretch:
- the LOC130743878 gene encoding uncharacterized protein LOC130743878, which produces MRLNSPMVMHQVNLWNPPPLGVLRFNIGGSSHGTPGRSNIGGVITNSSKQALGVFSKAMWDWWAYEAKVKVILHALIFCYQFQLNHVFIERDSSLAVIWVNCKLNRQWKLIQDINLIGLLCIEVDCIGVNHVYRESNHIADYLVQSLAAIG; this is translated from the coding sequence ATGCGGCTAAACTCTCCAATGGTGATGCATCAAGTAAATCTTTGGAACCCACCTCCCCTAGGCGTTCTCAGGTTTAACATTGGCGGATCCTCCCATGGAACACCAGGAAGAAGTAACATTGGTGGTGTAATAACAAACTCTAGCAAGCAAGCTTTGGGGGTCTTCTCTAAGGCAATGTGGGACTGGTGGGCCTATGAGGCGAAGGTCAAGGTGATACTGCATGCGCTCATTTTCTGTTACCAGTTCCAACTCAATCATGTCTTTATTGAGAGAGATTCCTCCCTCGCAGTAATATGGGTCAATTGTAAATTAAATAGACAATGGAAATTGATTCAGGATATAAATCTCATTGGTTTACTTTGCATTGAGGTGGACTGCATTGGCGTTAACCATGTATATAGAGAATCAAATCATATTGCTGACTACCTTGTGCAAAGTCTGGCTGCAATAGGGTAA